A single window of Ferrimonas balearica DSM 9799 DNA harbors:
- a CDS encoding LysR family transcriptional regulator — MYSLDQLRAFVAAAEQGSFSGAARRLGKAQSAVSQAIANLEIDWGVELFDRRTRKPMLTDKGVTLLAHARVVLNQARGLEIAAAALEQEQETTLNLAVDEALMVSAIEPVLREFAERFPATSLALHAVASPDVLALVAGGRAQMGLMFSNLSFHDEVDSCYLGELPFVVVASSTHPLAKLEAVRLADLCVYRQLMVRGFDGLGLEQVPPVSAQQWWANNLFLLRELARQGLGWSYVPQHMITQELAAGSLVVLPVVFDHKPWRAPVDRVVARGAKPGPALSWLMAAVTDCFSEG, encoded by the coding sequence ATGTACAGTCTCGACCAACTGCGTGCTTTCGTGGCGGCGGCGGAGCAGGGCTCCTTTTCCGGTGCGGCCCGCCGACTGGGCAAGGCCCAATCGGCAGTGAGCCAGGCCATTGCCAATCTCGAGATCGACTGGGGGGTCGAGCTGTTTGACCGTCGCACCCGAAAACCGATGCTCACCGATAAGGGCGTCACCCTGCTGGCCCATGCCCGGGTGGTGCTGAATCAGGCGCGGGGGCTGGAGATTGCCGCCGCTGCACTGGAGCAGGAGCAGGAAACCACTCTGAATCTGGCGGTGGATGAGGCGCTGATGGTGTCGGCCATTGAGCCGGTACTGCGTGAGTTTGCCGAGCGCTTCCCGGCGACCTCACTGGCCCTGCACGCCGTGGCCAGCCCCGATGTGCTGGCTCTGGTGGCCGGGGGGCGCGCCCAGATGGGGCTGATGTTCTCCAATCTGTCGTTTCACGATGAGGTGGACAGTTGCTATCTGGGCGAGTTGCCCTTTGTGGTGGTGGCCAGTTCCACTCACCCACTGGCGAAGCTGGAGGCGGTGCGGCTGGCGGATCTGTGCGTCTACCGGCAGCTGATGGTGAGGGGGTTTGACGGTCTGGGCCTGGAGCAGGTTCCGCCGGTGTCGGCCCAGCAGTGGTGGGCCAATAACCTGTTTCTGCTGCGCGAGCTGGCGCGTCAGGGGTTGGGCTGGAGCTACGTCCCTCAGCATATGATCACTCAGGAGCTGGCCGCGGGCAGTCTGGTGGTTCTGCCGGTGGTGTTTGACCATAAACCCTGGCGTGCGCCGGTGGACCGGGTGGTGGCGCGGGGCGCGAAACCGGGTCCGGCACTGTCCTGGTTGATGGCGGCGGTGACGGATTGTTTTAGCGAGGGATGA
- a CDS encoding AraC family transcriptional regulator: MDSTYTTLAAWAIAIGATLNANGVSPPPVFARAGLSFKQIKQSPTERIPIERMTRLWNEAVIASDNPAFGLGVAAQVHPMHFRALGMLTVTCQNIEQSLRKIIHYHALISDAVTLSLTEESDRLGFTIEAREGVTISDAAIDAFFSVIQKFCMEMVHAPGLLQEVWVRRGAPATPEPWLQHFRLPVRFGQARNCLWLTRSALQLDSVHGDAHMAELNELAVVQSLQQMQIQTLSQRCRAAIQFSAEEGAPTLEAVAQFLQVSPRTLARKLKQEGVTFNQLLQEKRRTLSVHYLTHSNEPITNIALSLGFRDTSNFNRAFQRWFNTTPSQFRESQSQRVLSG; encoded by the coding sequence ATGGACAGCACCTACACCACTCTGGCCGCCTGGGCCATCGCCATTGGCGCCACGCTCAACGCCAACGGCGTCTCACCACCGCCGGTGTTCGCCCGGGCCGGGCTCAGTTTCAAACAGATTAAGCAGTCGCCAACCGAGCGGATCCCCATCGAACGCATGACCCGCCTCTGGAATGAGGCGGTCATCGCTTCCGATAACCCGGCGTTTGGGCTGGGGGTGGCCGCACAGGTTCACCCGATGCACTTTCGGGCGCTGGGGATGCTGACCGTCACCTGCCAGAACATTGAGCAGTCACTTCGCAAGATCATCCACTACCACGCCCTGATCAGTGACGCCGTCACGTTATCGCTGACCGAAGAATCCGATCGCCTGGGCTTCACTATTGAGGCGAGAGAAGGGGTCACCATCAGTGATGCCGCCATCGACGCGTTCTTTTCCGTCATCCAGAAGTTCTGTATGGAGATGGTCCATGCGCCGGGCCTGTTGCAGGAGGTGTGGGTGCGTCGCGGCGCTCCGGCCACTCCGGAACCCTGGCTGCAACACTTCCGACTCCCGGTGCGGTTTGGGCAGGCCAGAAACTGTCTCTGGCTGACCCGCAGCGCACTGCAACTGGACTCCGTGCACGGCGATGCCCATATGGCGGAGCTCAATGAACTGGCGGTGGTTCAGTCCCTGCAGCAGATGCAGATTCAGACGCTGAGCCAACGTTGCCGCGCGGCGATTCAGTTCTCAGCGGAAGAGGGGGCGCCCACCCTGGAAGCGGTGGCGCAATTCCTTCAGGTCTCCCCCCGAACTCTGGCCCGAAAACTCAAGCAGGAGGGGGTAACCTTCAACCAGTTACTGCAGGAGAAACGCCGCACCCTGAGCGTCCACTACCTCACCCACTCCAATGAACCCATCACCAACATCGCTCTGAGCTTGGGGTTCCGTGACACCAGTAACTTCAACCGGGCTTTCCAGCGTTGGTTCAACACCACCCCAAGCCAGTTCCGGGAGTCGCAAAGCCAACGCGTCTTGTCCGGGTAG
- a CDS encoding flavin reductase family protein: protein MPEQRFDPHDLAQMAPRYRARFINSLSGFKSANLVGTVDGDGRTNLSIVSSVFHLGAAPPLMGFIVRPHTVERHTLENLLETGYFTLNAVNHPHYAAAHQTSARYDRDQSEFDACGLEPRFVPGFVAPFVAQSPLRIGLRLVAHQPIALNQTELVIGEVVQVMVDDAAVQEDGYIDLEGLGVVAVSGLDSYHQTARLSRLSYAKPEHPPHRLTLSGQPEEDA, encoded by the coding sequence ATGCCTGAACAGCGGTTTGACCCCCACGACCTGGCGCAGATGGCGCCGCGTTACCGGGCCCGGTTTATCAACTCCCTGTCGGGGTTCAAGAGCGCCAATCTGGTCGGCACCGTCGACGGCGATGGCCGCACCAACCTCTCCATCGTCAGTTCCGTTTTTCATCTCGGTGCAGCGCCGCCTCTGATGGGGTTTATTGTGCGGCCCCATACGGTGGAGCGACACACCCTGGAGAACTTGCTGGAGACCGGATACTTCACCCTGAACGCGGTGAACCATCCCCATTATGCCGCCGCGCACCAAACCTCAGCACGTTATGACCGGGACCAGTCCGAGTTCGACGCCTGTGGCCTGGAACCGCGGTTTGTGCCCGGATTTGTCGCCCCCTTTGTCGCGCAGAGCCCCCTCAGGATCGGCCTGCGGCTGGTGGCCCATCAACCGATAGCACTGAACCAGACCGAACTGGTGATCGGCGAAGTGGTGCAGGTGATGGTGGATGACGCCGCCGTGCAGGAAGATGGTTACATCGACCTTGAGGGACTGGGGGTGGTGGCCGTGTCCGGCCTCGACAGCTACCACCAGACCGCCCGGCTCAGCCGGCTCAGTTACGCCAAACCCGAACACCCGCCTCACCGCCTGACGCTGAGTGGACAACCCGAAGAGGACGCCTGA
- a CDS encoding HAD-IIB family hydrolase, giving the protein MAHTPKLLVVTDLDGTLLDHHDYDFSAAQPALARLQRLGIPVILNTSKTAAELAPLRERLGNQAPYVVENGAALVWPEGEVAPEPQVELGAIMGQRMQPFGATRAAILAALAEIQRDTGLALEGFADWDVDTLVAHTGLDPDSAGQALQRHFSEPLLWQGSDDDYRQLQRALRGYGLRLLRGGRFVHVIGQSDKGRCLEPLRRAYGRLWGRTPLLIALGDGDNDVAMLEAADHPVVVRSPVNASPALNAAAQRRAIHTEPCGPAGWNDAIMRLLDHYQLP; this is encoded by the coding sequence ATGGCTCACACTCCAAAACTGCTGGTGGTGACGGACCTCGACGGCACCCTGCTGGATCACCACGATTACGACTTTAGCGCGGCGCAGCCGGCTCTGGCCCGGCTGCAACGCCTTGGTATTCCGGTCATTCTCAATACCAGTAAAACCGCGGCGGAGCTGGCCCCGCTGCGTGAGCGGCTGGGCAATCAGGCGCCCTATGTGGTGGAAAACGGCGCGGCGCTGGTCTGGCCCGAGGGTGAGGTGGCGCCGGAGCCTCAGGTTGAACTGGGCGCCATCATGGGGCAACGGATGCAGCCTTTTGGGGCAACCCGGGCGGCGATACTGGCGGCGCTGGCTGAGATCCAGCGTGATACCGGGCTGGCGCTTGAGGGGTTTGCGGATTGGGATGTCGACACCCTGGTGGCCCACACCGGGCTGGACCCGGACAGTGCCGGACAGGCGCTGCAACGGCACTTCTCCGAGCCCCTGCTGTGGCAGGGCAGCGATGACGACTACCGGCAACTGCAGCGCGCCCTGCGAGGCTATGGGCTGCGCCTGCTGCGGGGTGGGCGTTTCGTTCATGTGATTGGCCAGAGTGATAAAGGCCGCTGTCTGGAACCGTTACGCCGTGCCTACGGCCGATTGTGGGGCCGTACCCCCCTGTTGATTGCTCTGGGGGACGGTGACAACGATGTGGCGATGCTGGAGGCCGCTGACCATCCGGTGGTGGTGCGCTCGCCGGTCAACGCCAGTCCGGCCCTCAATGCCGCCGCCCAGCGTCGCGCCATCCACACTGAACCGTGCGGCCCGGCGGGTTGGAATGACGCCATCATGCGCCTGCTGGACCATTATCAGCTGCCCTGA
- a CDS encoding PACE efflux transporter: MSPRERVLHSLLFEMIALAIVVPAGILLTGTDAGHMTATAIILSLMAMAWNYVYNLGFDRVFGSNRIDRSWGLRVGHGVGFEAGLVTVTIPVLMFSLNLGFVDALIMDIGFVVFFLVYAIIYNWAYDQFRARLERQGKLAPLGQTS, translated from the coding sequence ATGTCCCCACGCGAGCGCGTTCTTCACAGCCTGCTGTTCGAGATGATTGCCCTGGCCATTGTGGTCCCGGCGGGCATCCTGCTGACCGGCACCGACGCCGGCCATATGACCGCCACCGCCATTATCCTCTCGCTGATGGCCATGGCCTGGAACTACGTCTACAACCTCGGTTTTGACCGGGTGTTCGGCAGCAATCGCATTGATCGCAGCTGGGGCCTGCGGGTAGGTCACGGGGTGGGGTTCGAAGCGGGGCTGGTGACCGTCACCATTCCGGTGCTGATGTTCAGCCTCAACCTCGGGTTTGTCGATGCCCTGATCATGGACATCGGTTTCGTGGTGTTCTTCCTGGTCTACGCCATCATCTACAATTGGGCCTACGATCAGTTTCGGGCCCGGCTGGAACGCCAGGGCAAGCTGGCCCCGTTGGGGCAAACCAGCTGA
- a CDS encoding MOSC domain-containing protein, producing the protein MIITELTIYPVKALGGIRLTQSTLGVTGLPWDRHWMLVDSAGRFVTQRQLPALAAIRPSLDEHQLVLQHPQQPSLTIPLQRELSELTPVSLWQSELEAFDEGAEAADWLTRLLGEYRGAPLRLVRFNRAQSRPIKAKYLEPGETSHTEFADGFPFLIASRQSLAALNAALEANGETPVGMERFRANIVVDELDGAFSELNEYRLKGAGYTLAIRKPCQRCPVITVDQTSGTRPNPKEPLRTLLSLNPLTKPGAFFGGNAVLLTGEGEGIRVGDVLAAKAGR; encoded by the coding sequence ATGATCATCACGGAGTTGACCATCTACCCGGTCAAAGCGTTGGGGGGGATCCGCCTGACACAAAGCACGCTGGGCGTCACCGGATTGCCCTGGGATCGCCATTGGATGCTGGTGGACAGCGCTGGCCGTTTTGTCACCCAGCGTCAGTTGCCCGCGCTGGCGGCGATTCGCCCCAGCCTGGATGAGCATCAGCTGGTGTTGCAGCACCCACAGCAACCCAGCCTGACCATCCCCCTGCAGCGTGAGCTGAGTGAACTGACTCCGGTGTCGCTGTGGCAGAGTGAGCTGGAAGCGTTCGATGAGGGCGCTGAAGCCGCCGACTGGTTGACCCGCCTGCTGGGCGAATACCGGGGAGCGCCGTTGCGGCTGGTGCGCTTTAACCGGGCACAATCCCGTCCCATCAAGGCCAAATATCTGGAACCGGGCGAAACCTCCCACACCGAGTTTGCCGATGGCTTCCCTTTCCTGATCGCCAGCCGACAGTCGCTGGCCGCCCTGAATGCGGCGCTGGAGGCCAATGGCGAAACCCCGGTGGGGATGGAGCGATTCCGCGCCAATATCGTGGTGGACGAACTGGATGGCGCCTTCAGTGAACTGAACGAGTACCGCCTGAAGGGCGCCGGCTACACCCTGGCGATCCGTAAGCCTTGTCAGCGTTGTCCGGTGATCACCGTTGACCAGACCAGCGGCACGCGGCCCAATCCGAAAGAGCCGCTGCGCACGTTGCTGAGCCTGAACCCCCTGACCAAACCCGGCGCCTTCTTTGGCGGTAATGCGGTGTTGCTGACGGGCGAGGGGGAGGGGATCCGCGTCGGCGACGTGCTGGCGGCCAAAGCCGGACGATAA
- a CDS encoding PQQ-binding-like beta-propeller repeat protein produces MRKITTTQQHRAKALLYPAVLLMLTACGGSDSSETPIDYGPLHGLQADVPEEPAKNRITVDGNTTQLLQQLDASRDPDSGGLNPALYLLPTRSPATLPDHQWQPQGFPRHLPPTTLGAEAAGFYALHGDTRNSDEVIAVAAPTPQLNWIAETHLLSYEGGVFDRDSNVYVVPVDPVESVYLYSLDGQSGERRWSLPGTRMGQGGAPLILPRSLEADEDVIYVGSYEYLTAVSQSGEVLWDVATGLTAPEGAGHIDTHNFGVNYHAGLDAVVALMADGHLVVHDRQTGAPLADPFSLPGAPTLPMAYQTDYSQLEPFVHGGLSRMFNDTATFFDVLTMVLGGGYEVANYFSIDPNTGRMLIGATAPDEADGVADGYSAYGALFSVSLDSSGQASIDWRRDFEGGTAATPTLSLDGTRVYTADAVDQLLAIDAASGELLWSQPTGSGQVVGSVAVSREGGEIFASTAIDIIKFVEMGHCAGDGTQCGEPVWVANLSDTFDTSLLQQPTPAAQVYQQVFKPAFEAFYRSIGASDFTFAPYTGNMVLAGITGNGVVAQVGFGYLNTQGRVMPLQISQVLLDRETGEIRAATAGVEESVSVMATAPNGNLYMSNSALRRVLNLAIVRAVGHQTGNPVLKQFGSETLGGIAQFAQPDGRHWQLANEIVTVAKGRLDNLIASAASHSSDAVASEIGRFRVLLRQYQGTLERAHQAGEISDATRDERTARIATLMALEEGNLQETRALLDGLSLPE; encoded by the coding sequence ATGAGAAAGATAACGACAACACAACAACATCGCGCCAAGGCCCTGCTGTACCCTGCGGTCTTGCTGATGCTCACCGCCTGCGGCGGCTCCGACTCTTCAGAAACCCCCATTGACTACGGGCCATTGCACGGTCTGCAGGCCGATGTGCCGGAGGAGCCGGCCAAAAACCGGATAACGGTCGATGGCAACACCACCCAGTTATTGCAGCAGCTGGACGCCAGCCGAGACCCCGATTCCGGCGGACTCAACCCCGCCCTCTACCTGCTTCCCACCCGAAGCCCGGCCACTCTGCCCGACCACCAGTGGCAACCTCAGGGCTTTCCCCGGCATCTTCCTCCCACCACCCTCGGCGCCGAGGCTGCGGGGTTTTATGCGCTCCACGGCGACACCCGCAACAGCGATGAGGTGATTGCCGTCGCCGCGCCCACCCCCCAGTTGAACTGGATCGCTGAGACCCACCTGCTCAGCTATGAAGGCGGTGTGTTCGACCGGGACAGCAACGTTTATGTGGTGCCGGTGGATCCGGTGGAGTCGGTCTATCTCTACTCGCTTGACGGCCAGAGCGGCGAACGGCGCTGGTCTTTGCCCGGCACACGAATGGGACAGGGTGGCGCGCCGCTGATCCTGCCGCGCAGCCTTGAGGCCGATGAGGACGTCATCTACGTCGGCAGCTACGAGTATCTGACGGCCGTGAGCCAAAGCGGCGAGGTGCTCTGGGATGTGGCCACCGGCCTTACCGCTCCGGAAGGCGCCGGCCACATCGACACCCACAACTTTGGTGTGAACTACCATGCGGGACTGGATGCCGTGGTGGCGCTGATGGCGGACGGCCACCTGGTGGTTCATGACCGCCAGACCGGTGCCCCGCTGGCAGATCCCTTCTCCCTGCCCGGCGCCCCAACCCTGCCGATGGCCTACCAGACCGATTACTCTCAGCTGGAGCCTTTTGTTCATGGCGGCCTGAGCCGGATGTTCAACGACACCGCCACCTTCTTTGATGTGCTGACCATGGTGCTGGGAGGCGGCTATGAGGTGGCCAACTACTTCAGTATCGACCCCAACACGGGCCGTATGCTGATTGGCGCCACCGCACCGGATGAGGCTGACGGCGTTGCCGATGGCTACTCCGCCTATGGCGCATTGTTCTCCGTTTCTCTCGACTCTTCGGGTCAGGCCAGCATCGACTGGCGCCGGGACTTTGAGGGCGGGACGGCAGCCACCCCCACCCTCTCGCTGGATGGCACCCGGGTCTATACCGCCGATGCCGTCGACCAACTGCTGGCCATCGACGCCGCCAGCGGCGAACTGCTCTGGAGCCAGCCCACCGGCAGTGGCCAGGTGGTGGGCTCGGTGGCGGTCTCCCGGGAGGGGGGTGAGATCTTCGCTTCCACCGCCATCGACATCATCAAGTTTGTTGAGATGGGCCATTGCGCCGGTGATGGCACCCAATGTGGCGAACCGGTCTGGGTGGCGAACCTGAGCGACACCTTCGACACCTCACTGCTGCAGCAGCCCACCCCTGCAGCCCAGGTCTATCAGCAGGTATTCAAACCCGCCTTTGAGGCGTTCTACCGCTCCATCGGTGCCAGCGATTTCACCTTCGCCCCCTACACCGGAAACATGGTTCTGGCCGGGATAACCGGCAATGGCGTGGTGGCACAAGTTGGGTTTGGTTACCTCAATACCCAGGGCCGGGTGATGCCGTTGCAGATCAGTCAGGTTCTGCTGGACCGGGAAACCGGCGAGATACGAGCCGCCACAGCGGGTGTGGAGGAGAGCGTGTCGGTGATGGCAACAGCGCCAAACGGCAACCTCTATATGAGCAACTCCGCCCTGCGCCGGGTGCTGAATCTGGCCATTGTTCGGGCAGTAGGGCATCAGACCGGCAATCCCGTGCTCAAGCAGTTTGGCAGTGAAACCCTCGGTGGCATCGCCCAGTTTGCCCAGCCGGATGGGCGTCACTGGCAGCTGGCCAATGAGATCGTGACCGTGGCCAAGGGGCGGCTGGATAACCTGATTGCCAGCGCCGCTTCCCACTCGTCAGACGCGGTGGCCAGCGAGATCGGCCGCTTCAGAGTGCTGCTGAGGCAGTACCAGGGCACGCTGGAGCGCGCGCATCAGGCGGGGGAGATCAGCGACGCGACCCGGGACGAACGCACGGCACGGATCGCCACACTGATGGCGTTGGAGGAGGGCAATTTGCAGGAGACCCGTGCTCTGCTGGACGGCCTGTCCCTCCCGGAATAA
- a CDS encoding patatin-like phospholipase family protein: MGTLWRLGWSMALALALTTAGLAQERPKVGLALSGGGAKGAAHVGVLKVLEEYNIPVDYIAGTSMGAYVAGLYALGYSADQIEAIMLSLDFNSGFSDDIPREDLSYRDKQHYDSYPIELKMGFRDGELRFARGALQGQTMSSLIRRSIGTVPEVPSFDMLPIPVRFVATDLTDRGEVVLDSGNLLEAMQASMTVPGALAPIERDGRLLVDGGMVNNMPVSVVKDMGADVVIAVDIGAPLKGKDDLNSVFDVLDQLSGYLTNLSRDQQVALLEPGDILIQPNIDGIGTSDFEAMPGLIPEGKRAAMEHISDLRRWSLADDAYRDYHLAKQVNRSVWLETEAPVVAVRMENQSWVKDDVIRDVLQVEPGDVLTEREIEDAVARIYSLNQFERVDAFLVDGRDGPELVVQTRGKNWGPNVFDMGLRIEDNLDRELDLSLDAALTVNNLFNAGGQWRTEANLGTVNRLATEWYQPMDDLQSFYLIGMADIESKEWNAFEQIEEFPFVRIEQTRSSVALGGGINFGRNAQLQLAYRYEDGKYHSVGSNTIGRLGDYWFYGPELGLGFDTLDQSMFPSKGQRWFAQISHLNSSSKAAFIDAPWERDNFWVYELDWTGATHFGAHNFIGKLSFETLSEDELTLAHFTSIGGFLNLSGFSKDSLFGSHKVLLGGVYTYDLSREVLGITWPLFLGASFEAGNVWLLQDDVSLGDLIYAGSLFVSMETAIGPAALAFGQADTGDSSFYLFIGKQF, encoded by the coding sequence ATGGGCACACTGTGGCGATTGGGATGGAGCATGGCGCTGGCATTGGCGCTGACCACGGCCGGGCTGGCGCAGGAGCGCCCCAAAGTGGGATTAGCACTGTCCGGCGGCGGCGCAAAGGGCGCGGCCCACGTCGGTGTCCTGAAGGTGCTCGAGGAGTACAACATCCCGGTCGACTACATCGCCGGCACCTCCATGGGGGCCTACGTCGCCGGCCTTTATGCCCTCGGCTACAGTGCCGACCAGATTGAAGCGATCATGCTGTCGCTGGACTTCAACAGCGGCTTCTCCGACGACATCCCCCGGGAAGACCTGAGCTACCGCGATAAACAGCATTACGACAGCTACCCGATTGAACTCAAAATGGGGTTCCGCGACGGCGAGCTGCGCTTTGCCAGAGGGGCGCTGCAGGGCCAGACCATGTCCTCCCTGATCCGCCGCTCCATCGGCACCGTCCCGGAAGTGCCCAGCTTTGACATGCTGCCGATCCCGGTGCGCTTTGTCGCGACCGACCTGACCGACCGCGGCGAAGTGGTCCTCGACAGCGGTAACCTGCTTGAGGCGATGCAGGCCAGCATGACCGTCCCCGGCGCGTTGGCCCCGATTGAGCGCGACGGCCGATTGCTGGTGGACGGCGGCATGGTCAACAATATGCCGGTATCCGTGGTGAAGGATATGGGTGCGGACGTGGTGATTGCCGTCGACATCGGCGCACCGCTGAAGGGCAAGGATGACCTTAACTCGGTGTTCGATGTGCTCGATCAGCTCAGCGGTTACCTGACCAACCTGTCACGGGACCAGCAGGTGGCCCTGTTGGAGCCGGGCGACATCCTGATCCAGCCCAACATCGATGGCATCGGCACCAGCGATTTCGAGGCCATGCCGGGGCTGATCCCCGAGGGCAAGCGGGCGGCAATGGAGCACATCAGCGACCTGCGGCGCTGGTCTCTGGCGGACGACGCCTACCGCGACTATCACCTGGCCAAGCAGGTGAATCGCTCCGTCTGGCTCGAAACCGAGGCGCCGGTGGTGGCGGTGCGGATGGAGAACCAGAGCTGGGTGAAAGATGACGTGATCCGCGATGTGCTGCAGGTGGAGCCGGGGGACGTGCTGACCGAGCGGGAGATTGAGGACGCCGTGGCACGGATCTACTCGCTGAACCAGTTTGAGCGGGTCGATGCCTTCCTGGTGGACGGTCGTGACGGCCCCGAGCTGGTGGTGCAGACCCGGGGTAAAAACTGGGGGCCCAACGTGTTTGATATGGGGCTGCGCATCGAGGACAACCTGGACCGGGAGCTGGATCTCTCCCTGGATGCCGCCCTGACCGTCAACAACCTGTTCAATGCCGGGGGCCAATGGCGTACCGAGGCCAATCTGGGGACCGTCAATCGACTGGCGACGGAGTGGTATCAGCCGATGGATGACCTGCAGAGTTTCTATCTGATCGGCATGGCGGATATCGAGAGCAAAGAGTGGAACGCCTTTGAGCAGATAGAAGAGTTCCCCTTTGTCCGGATTGAGCAGACGCGCTCCAGCGTGGCGCTGGGCGGTGGCATAAACTTTGGGCGCAACGCGCAACTGCAGTTGGCGTACCGCTATGAGGATGGCAAGTATCACAGCGTGGGCAGTAACACCATCGGCCGGCTGGGGGATTACTGGTTTTATGGTCCTGAGCTTGGATTGGGGTTTGATACGCTCGACCAATCGATGTTTCCCAGTAAAGGGCAGCGTTGGTTTGCCCAGATCAGCCATCTGAACAGCAGCAGTAAAGCGGCATTTATTGATGCACCCTGGGAGCGGGATAACTTCTGGGTGTACGAACTGGACTGGACCGGCGCCACCCACTTTGGGGCGCACAACTTCATCGGCAAATTGAGTTTTGAAACCCTGAGCGAAGATGAGCTGACCCTGGCACACTTCACCTCCATCGGCGGGTTCCTCAACCTGTCCGGTTTCTCTAAAGACAGCCTGTTCGGCAGCCACAAGGTGCTGCTGGGCGGGGTGTACACCTATGACCTGAGCCGGGAAGTGCTGGGCATCACCTGGCCGCTGTTCCTCGGGGCATCGTTTGAGGCAGGTAATGTCTGGCTGCTTCAGGATGACGTGTCGCTGGGGGATCTGATCTACGCAGGCAGTCTGTTTGTCAGCATGGAAACCGCCATTGGCCCCGCGGCGCTGGCGTTTGGCCAAGCGGACACCGGCGACAGCAGCTTCTACCTCTTTATTGGCAAGCAGTTTTAA
- a CDS encoding histidine phosphatase family protein: MSAIYLIRHGQASAGADDYDQLSPLGQQQASHLGEDLARRGLRPAAVIAGSLRRHQQTAEHCLRGAGLALDWQTLPQWNEYDHREILRTYNPAYHEISALRAAISQHPEPMVFMKAELKAAFDRWLSGQYDDEYQESALAFRTRVQGALQQLPPPEAGPVWVFTSGGPITVVTQTLLGLEPRGLLSVNARLVNAGVTKLVSGKGGYGLATLNEHVAFEGRPQWITTI, from the coding sequence GTGAGCGCGATTTACCTGATTCGACATGGCCAGGCCAGTGCCGGTGCCGACGATTACGACCAGCTGTCCCCCCTGGGGCAGCAGCAGGCGAGCCATCTGGGTGAAGACCTGGCCCGGCGCGGACTGCGTCCGGCGGCGGTGATCGCCGGGTCACTCCGGCGTCATCAGCAAACCGCCGAACACTGCCTGCGGGGGGCGGGGCTGGCGCTGGACTGGCAGACCCTGCCGCAGTGGAACGAGTACGACCATCGCGAGATTTTGCGCACCTACAATCCGGCGTACCACGAGATTTCGGCCCTGCGCGCCGCGATAAGCCAGCACCCCGAGCCGATGGTGTTTATGAAGGCCGAACTCAAAGCGGCCTTTGATCGCTGGCTCAGTGGCCAATACGACGATGAGTATCAGGAGAGTGCCCTGGCGTTCCGCACCCGGGTACAGGGGGCTTTGCAGCAGCTGCCGCCACCGGAAGCGGGGCCGGTCTGGGTGTTCACCTCCGGCGGCCCCATTACCGTCGTAACCCAAACCCTGCTGGGGCTGGAGCCCCGGGGACTGCTGAGCGTCAATGCCCGGCTGGTCAACGCCGGCGTCACCAAGTTGGTGTCGGGAAAAGGGGGGTATGGCCTCGCTACCCTGAACGAACATGTCGCCTTTGAGGGGCGGCCCCAATGGATTACCACGATTTGA
- a CDS encoding SDR family oxidoreductase, producing the protein MSRQNILITGASSGLGRGMAIEFAKRGRNLALCARRLDRLEALKAELERDYPGIQVFIRPLDVNDHDQVFEVFNAFTEDFGGQLDRVIVNAGMGKGASLGTGHFEANKQTAQTNFVAALAQCEAALTQFRAQNSGHLVAISSVSAVRGFRRAMTVYAATKAALTSLCEGIRVDLLGTPIKVTTVHPGFIRSEINEKVEKVPFIVDTETGCRALVEAIEKEGENPFVPGWPWAWMRYVLKVLPLSQLRKFS; encoded by the coding sequence ATGAGTCGACAGAACATTCTGATTACCGGTGCCAGCTCCGGGTTGGGCCGGGGCATGGCCATCGAATTTGCCAAGCGGGGGCGTAACCTCGCGCTCTGCGCCCGTCGACTGGATCGGCTGGAGGCGTTAAAGGCGGAGCTGGAGCGGGATTACCCGGGTATTCAGGTGTTTATCCGGCCGCTGGATGTGAATGATCATGACCAGGTGTTCGAGGTGTTCAACGCCTTCACCGAGGATTTTGGTGGCCAGCTCGATCGGGTGATCGTCAACGCGGGGATGGGCAAGGGGGCGTCGCTGGGCACCGGCCATTTTGAGGCCAACAAGCAAACCGCACAAACCAACTTCGTGGCCGCTCTGGCCCAGTGCGAAGCGGCGTTAACCCAGTTTCGGGCGCAGAACAGCGGCCACCTGGTGGCCATCTCATCCGTCAGTGCCGTGCGGGGGTTTCGTCGTGCCATGACGGTTTACGCTGCCACCAAAGCCGCCCTCACCAGCCTCTGTGAGGGGATCCGGGTCGATCTGTTGGGCACCCCCATCAAGGTGACCACGGTGCATCCGGGGTTTATTCGCAGTGAGATCAACGAAAAGGTGGAGAAGGTGCCCTTTATCGTGGATACCGAAACCGGTTGCCGGGCGTTGGTGGAAGCGATTGAGAAGGAGGGGGAGAACCCCTTTGTGCCGGGCTGGCCGTGGGCCTGGATGCGCTACGTGCTTAAGGTGCTGCCACTCTCCCAGCTGCGCAAATTCAGCTGA